In Streptomyces sp. HUAS ZL42, the DNA window TCAAGCGGCGCCGCACGCTGATCATGGGCGGCATCCTCGCCGCGCTGCCGTTCGTCCTCGTCGTCGCCTTCGCGATCGGCGGCGAGCCCGGCGGCCGCAACAACCAGGTGACTCTGATGGACACGGCCACCGCGTCCGGCGGCAACTTCGCCGCGGTGAACCTGTTCGTGTCCGCGGGCTTCCTGCTCGTCATCCCCGTCGCCCTGTTCTGCGGGGACACGGTGGCCTCGGAGGCGAGCTGGTCGTCCCTGCGCTATCTGCTCGCGGCGCCCGTGCCGCGGGCCCGGCTGCTGTGGTCCAAGCTCGTCGTCGGGCTCGGCCTCAGCCTGGCCGCGATGGTGCTGCTGCCGGTGGTGGCGCTCGCCGTCGGCACCGCCGCCTACGGCTGGGGCCCGCTGCAGCTTCCCACCGGCGGCGCGCTCGACTCCGGGACCGCCGCTCAGCGGCTGCTCGTGGTGGTGGCGTACATCTTCGTCTCCCAACTGGTCACCGCCGGGCTCGCGTTCTGGCTGTCGACGAAGACGGACGCCCCGCTCGGAGCGGTCGGCGGCGCGGTCGGCCTCACCATCGTCGGCAACGTCCTGGACGCCGTGACGGCCCTCGACCACTGGCGCGACTTCCTGCCCGCGCACTGGCAGTTCGCCTGGGCGGACGCCGTCCAGCCGCATCCCGAGTGGTCCGGCATGATCCAGGGCACCGCGGTCTCCATAACGTACGCCCTGGTGCTGTTCGCCCTGGCCTTCCGGGGTTTCGCCCGCAAGGACGTGGTGTCGTAGGTCAACGGAGGATCACCCACCGGTCTCGACGGGCCGTTTCCGTGCCCACTTCGAGACTCATCCGCAACGCTCCGTAACGCACGTTCCTGCCCCCTGCGCCGTCACAGTCACAGACGTCGACGTCAACGGACTCAGGGGGCAAGGCAGATGGAGACCTCTCGTATACGGCGGCTGCTCGCGTTCACCGCGGCGACCGGACTGCTCCTCACCGGCTGCGGCGCGGGCGGCGCCGACGGCAGCAGCGCGGACGGCTCGAAGCACGAGGCGTCCGGCTTCCCGGCCCCCGCCCACACCGGGGGCAGCGGCGAACAGCGTCAGGACGAGGACGGAACCTCCCGCGACGTCGAACCCTCACCCGACTACCTCTCCACCTTCGCCCTCGACGTCGACACCGCCTCCTACGGCTACGCCCGCCGCACCCTCGCCGAGGGCCGCACCCCCGACCCCTCGACGATCCGCCCGGAGGAGTTCGTCAACAGCTTCCGCCAGGACTACGAACGCCCCGACGGCAACGGTTTCTCCGTCACCGTCGACGGAGCCCGCACGGACGACGAGGACTGGTCCCTGGTCCGCGTCGGCCTCGCCACCCGCAACGCCGAGGGAACCGGCGAACGCCCGCCCGCCGCCCTCACGTTCGTCATCGACATCTCCGGCTCGATGAGCGAACCCGGCCGCCTCGACCTCGCCCGGAAATCCCTGAACACGATGACCGACCGGCTGCGCGACGACGACTCGGTCGCCATCGTCACCTTCAGCGACAAGGCCGAGAGGGTCCTGCCGATGACCCGGCTCGGCGACCACCGCGGCCGCGTCCACGACGCGATCGACAGTCTCGAGCCCACGTACTCCACGAACCTCGGCGCCGGCGTCGAGACCGGCTACGCCACCGCCGTCGACGGCCTGCGCAAGGGCGCGACCAACCGCGTCGTCCTCGTCTCCGACGCGCTCGCCAACACCGGTGACACCGACGCGGACACGATCCTCCAACGCATCGAGGGCGCCCGCCG includes these proteins:
- a CDS encoding ABC transporter permease; translation: MSTLTERTEPHETASGYRAGRTLPLRVELVRQLKRRRTLIMGGILAALPFVLVVAFAIGGEPGGRNNQVTLMDTATASGGNFAAVNLFVSAGFLLVIPVALFCGDTVASEASWSSLRYLLAAPVPRARLLWSKLVVGLGLSLAAMVLLPVVALAVGTAAYGWGPLQLPTGGALDSGTAAQRLLVVVAYIFVSQLVTAGLAFWLSTKTDAPLGAVGGAVGLTIVGNVLDAVTALDHWRDFLPAHWQFAWADAVQPHPEWSGMIQGTAVSITYALVLFALAFRGFARKDVVS
- a CDS encoding von Willebrand factor type A domain-containing protein, coding for METSRIRRLLAFTAATGLLLTGCGAGGADGSSADGSKHEASGFPAPAHTGGSGEQRQDEDGTSRDVEPSPDYLSTFALDVDTASYGYARRTLAEGRTPDPSTIRPEEFVNSFRQDYERPDGNGFSVTVDGARTDDEDWSLVRVGLATRNAEGTGERPPAALTFVIDISGSMSEPGRLDLARKSLNTMTDRLRDDDSVAIVTFSDKAERVLPMTRLGDHRGRVHDAIDSLEPTYSTNLGAGVETGYATAVDGLRKGATNRVVLVSDALANTGDTDADTILQRIEGARREHGITLFGVGVGSDYGDALMERLADKGDGHTVYVSGEDDAAEVFCEQLPRNIDLTARDAKAQVAFDPETVAEFRLVGYDNRRVADDDFRDDRVDGGEVGPGHTVTALYAVRTEPGADGHLATATVRWLDPDTRTPHETTGQLETDALHDSVSDASARFQVTTTAAYFADALRHSDVRLPDAPTLGELTDRADDLARKTEDREVRDLAEAIAQADRLDT